The DNA window TCGTGCTCGGAGCGGGGGAGGGGCCTTCGCGCGTGGGTCGCCACGATCTCGGCGTTGCGCCGGAAGGTGGCGATCGCGGTGCGGCGAAGCGTGCGGCCCTTGATCAGCCGGCGGTACTCGCCGCGGCGAAGCCCGCGGAGGGCGTCGAGCGAAACCGAGGCGAGCGGGGTCTGCGGCGCGAGTTCCGGGTCGGGGCGTTGGGCCTTGAGCTCCGGAGTGGGGCGGTTGTAGGGGCACACCTCCTGGCAGACGTCGCAGCCGAAGACCCAACCGTCGAAGCGGGAGGCGAGCTCGTCGGGGACCGGCCCCGTCGTCTCGATCGTCAGGTAGGAGAGGCACCGACCTCCGTCCAACACGTTTGGGGCGACGAGCGCTCCGGTGGGGCAGGCCTCGAGACAGAGGGTGCAGGAGCCGCAGCGCCCGGCGAGCGGCTGATCGGGCTGGAGCTTCAGGTCGACGAGGAGCAGGCCGAGCAGGGTGTACGAGCCGATCCCCGGGCTGATGAGGAGGGTGTTCTTGCCGAGGAAGCCGAGCCCCGCGGCCTCCGCGAACGCGCGTTCTAGAACCGGGAGCGTGTCCACCGCGGAGCGCCAGCAGATGGGGTGGCCCGCGATGGCGGCGACGGCCTCCGCCAGTCGTTCGAGCCGCGACTTGAAGAGCGGGTGGTAGTCGGCGCCCCAGGCGAAGCGCGCGATCTTGCCGTGCCCGGGCGGCACGCCGGGCTCATCGGGGCGGGCGTAGCTCGCGGCCACGACGATCACCGTGCGGGCCTCGGGGAGGAGCACCCGCGGGTCGGCGCGGAGCTCGCGGCTGCGCTCTAGGTAGTCCATGCCCGCCGCGTGGCCCGCGTCGAGCCAGGCGTGAAAGAGGCGTTCGTGTTCCCGGAGCGGCTCGGCGGACGAGAAGCCGACCCGGACGAAGCCGAGCGCGTGGGCCGCCTGCCGGATCTGGTCTTCGATCGTGGGCACCGACGCATGCTCGGGCCGACCCGGGCACGCGGTCAAGCCGCCGCGATCTTCCTCGACTGCGAGGGCGATTGCTTTGCCCATTCGCGGGCCCTATGCTGCGCGCCCATGTGGCAGGCCCCAGCCAGCCCCGACGAGATTCGCGCCCGCCTCGAGGCGGCGGCCGTCTGCGATGGCGCCGGGTACCGTCTCTGCACCGACGGTGCGCCCCCTTCGGTGGTCGTGGGGGTGCTGGGCGAGGGGGAGCCTCTCGCGGCCACCGACGAGGCGCTCGTCGCCGCGGCGGGGCCGGAGCTCGTCGAGGCGCTGACCGCGCTCGTGCCCGCCCTGGGCGCGGCCCGAGGGATCCTGGCC is part of the Deltaproteobacteria bacterium genome and encodes:
- the queG gene encoding tRNA epoxyqueuosine(34) reductase QueG, which gives rise to MPTIEDQIRQAAHALGFVRVGFSSAEPLREHERLFHAWLDAGHAAGMDYLERSRELRADPRVLLPEARTVIVVAASYARPDEPGVPPGHGKIARFAWGADYHPLFKSRLERLAEAVAAIAGHPICWRSAVDTLPVLERAFAEAAGLGFLGKNTLLISPGIGSYTLLGLLLVDLKLQPDQPLAGRCGSCTLCLEACPTGALVAPNVLDGGRCLSYLTIETTGPVPDELASRFDGWVFGCDVCQEVCPYNRPTPELKAQRPDPELAPQTPLASVSLDALRGLRRGEYRRLIKGRTLRRTAIATFRRNAEIVATHARRPLPRSEHDERA